From Phoenix dactylifera cultivar Barhee BC4 unplaced genomic scaffold, palm_55x_up_171113_PBpolish2nd_filt_p 000972F, whole genome shotgun sequence, a single genomic window includes:
- the LOC103696112 gene encoding protein PARTING DANCERS homolog isoform X2, producing MASVTGSWSDRARNPPIPPNSGSGVCMMNTSWRDNQHPSFILFISSFLSANSYRLNFLPIAPDFIFNNGGLSVAFIFVMNWDSDNGSAVFNRAEKLKRQFRHLYVVVSVPTREQNDSFNHSYFKYAVELGSPTFVPVRDPEMGFEKIVKIAHARGVCKRQDAISMMKNEREQAVQGMDLFLRVVTSIPGIDNHDANAVTIFSLSEAIVYRYVVDDGSKLEGSFLGQKTDYARDEHHQTLYDTFPASLIKLGEI from the exons ATGGCAAGTGTGACAGGAAGCTGGAGCGACCGCGCAAGAAATCCGCCGATCCCTCCTAATTCCG GTAGTGgagtttgcatgatgaatacATCATGGAGGGATAACCAGCATCCATCCTTCATTCTCTTCATTTCATCCTTCCTTAGTGCAAATTCATACCGTCTAAACTTCCTACCCATAGCCCCT GATTTCATATTCAACAATGGCGGACTGTCGGTTGCTTTTATTTTCGTAATGAATTGGGACTCTGATAACGGATCTGCTGTCTTTAACAG AGCTGAAAAATTGAAGAGGCAGTTCAGGCATCTGTATGTTGTCGTATCTGTCCCAACAAGGGAACAAAATGATTCTTTCAATCACTCATACTTCAA GTACGCTGTGGAACTTGGTAGCCCAACCTTCGTGCCAGTTCGTGATCCAGAGATGGGCTTTGAGAAGATTGTGAAGATAGCTCATGCTCGTGGGG TATGCAAACGACAAGATGCCATCTCCATGATGAAGAATGAG CGTGAGCAAGCAGTGCAAGGAATGGACTTATTCCTCAGAGTGGTTACCTCCATACCTGGAATCGACAACCATGATGCAAATGCAGTAACTATCTTTTCCTTATCTGAGGCAATTGTGTATAGATATGTTGTTGACGATGGTTCTAAATTAGAAGGAAGTTTCCTTGGTCAGAAAACTGATTATGCCAGGGATGAGCATCACCAGACTCTTTATGACACATTTCCTGCTTCACTAATCAAGCTAGGAGAAATATAA
- the LOC103696110 gene encoding pentatricopeptide repeat-containing protein At1g15510, chloroplastic-like, whose product MRYLYFQSKSSLPTNKRWVTPHHQNIISLLQSCSKREELIQIHAQMIRSRLIEDTFYVSRIIAFLAAPSPRSSMAYARRVFDQIHQPNLFSWNSMIRGYANCDAPRDALSLYKLMLRRGFSPDSYTFAVVTKACAHLNALEAGETVRGSVLKCGLESDMFVMTGFINLYAGCGEVNIAREVFDEMRRRDVVSWTSMLSGYARVNRWDEAFLLFDEMRVTGIEPNKVTIMSLISACGQLRALDKGRRLHLRIIENGMERDADVANSIMNMYAKCGSMRNAAEVFERMPVKNSISWNTLVGGFARNGLYKEALTMFQEMACSEVKPDEITIIGALSACAQLGDLQQGKLLHAYIEGRMIARNLFVTNALVNMYAKCGDLAKAEAIFRGMPQRDVFSWTAIISGFVQVSGCKKALSLFEEMQLTDVEPNEVTLVSALSACSQLGALDQGRQIHACIEENNVGKDVCLGNALMDMYAKCGCIEIASRIFHGMPLKDTLSWNTMIGGLATHGHGRAAIDLFNQMQKIGDAEPDSVTLLAVLCACSHSGMVHEGIFYFSSMSSSYGIVPEVEHYGCMVDLLSRAGLIGEASDFIKNMPIAPNSVIWGSLLASCRVHHKMELGQKIAQHIIEIAPNDEGAHVLISNLYAEAGRWDDVRQVRTLMGSRGMEKSPGCSSIEVNGVVHEFFVGDKLLHQYGMIYLVLDGLTHQMNQTVCESCCTL is encoded by the coding sequence ATGCGCTACCTGTACTTCCAATCCAAATCGAGTCTCCCGACCAACAAGAGATGGGTCACACCACATCATCAGAACATCATCTCCCTTCTCCAGAGCTGCTCCAAGAGGGAGGAATTGATTCAAATCCATGCCCAGATGATCCGGAGCCGCCTCATAGAAGACACCTTTTACGTAAGCCGGATCATCGCTTTCCTCGCCGCTCCTTCTCCCCGATCCAGCATGGCCTACGCCCGTCGTGTTTTCGATCAAATTCACCAGCCCAACCTGTTCTCGTGGAACTCCATGATCAGGGGCTACGCCAATTGCGATGCCCCTCGAGACGCGCTCTCTCTTTATAAGCTCATGCTTCGAAGAGGGTTCTCTCCGGACAGTTACACATTTGCGGTTGTAACGAAAGCTTGCGCTCACCTTAATGCCTTGGAAGCAGGCGAGACGGTTCGTGGCTCGGTTCTAAAATGTGGGTTGGAGTCGGACATGTTCGTCATGACCGGGTTTATCAATCTGTACGCCGGCTGTGGGGAGGTCAATATTGCAAGAGAGGTTTTCGATGAAATGCGGCGAAGAGATGTGGTCTCGTGGACGTCGATGTTGTCTGGCTATGCTAGAGTAAATCGGTGGGATGAAGCTTTTCTATTGTTTGACGAAATGAGAGTGACGGGCATTGAGCCAAATAAGGTCACGATCATGAGCCTCATTTCAGCGTGCGGACAGCTGCGAGCTCTCGATAAGGGTCGTCGGCTCCACCTGCGAATCATAGAAAATGGGATGGAACGTGATGCTGATGTTGCTAACTCTATAATGAACATGTATGCAAAGTGTGGAAGTATGCGAAATGCTGCTGAGGTCTTTGAGAGGATGCCTGTGAAAAATTCTATAAGCTGGAACACCTTGGTTGGTGGCTTTGCTCGGAATGGACTCTACAAAGAGGCCTTAACGATGTTCCAAGAGATGGCATGCTCTGAAGTGAAGCCGGATGAGATAACAATCATCGGTGCTTTGTCAGCATGCGCTCAGTTGGGTGATCTCCAACAAGGGAAGCTTCTCCATGCTTACATTGAGGGTCGCATGATCGCTCGCAATCTTTTTGTTACAAATGCTCTGGTTAACATGTATGCCAAATGCGGAGATCTTGCTAAAGCTGAAGCCATATTCAGGGGAATGCCTCAAAGGGATGTTTTCTCGTGGACAGCTATAATATCCGGTTTTGTTCAAGTGAGCGGTTGTAAGAAAGCCTTGAGCCTCTTCGAAGAGATGCAGCTCACAGATGTTGAACCGAATGAAGTTACCTTGGTTAGTGCCTTATCTGCTTGTTCCCAGCTTGGGGCTTTGGACCAAGGCAGACAGATTCATGCTTGTATAGAAGAAAATAATGTGGGAAAAGATGTGTGTCTGGGAAATGCGCTGATGGATATGTATGCAAAGTGTGGTTGCATTGAAATTGCATCACGGATTTTTCATGGAATGCCTCTGAAAGATACCCTTTCATGGAATACGATGATTGGTGGTCTTGCAACTCATGGACATGGAAGAGCAGCGATAGATCTCTTCAATCAAATGCAGAAAATAGGGGATGCAGAGCCCGACAGTGTGACTCTTTTGGCTGTTCTTTGTGCGTGTAGCCATTCGGGCATGGTTCATGAAGGAATATTTTACTTCAGCTCCATGTCTAGCTCATATGGTATTGTTCCTGAAGTGGAACACTACGGGTGTATGGTAGACCTCTTAAGCAGAGCTGGGTTAATTGGCGAAGCAAGTGATTTTATCAAGAATATGCCAATAGCACCTAACTCTGTGATCTGGGGATCGCTTCTTGCATCCTGCCGGGTCCATCATAAGATGGAACTTGGACAGAAAATTGCGCAGCACATTATCGAGATAGCACCGAATGATGAGGGAGCACATGTCCTCATTTCTAATTTATATGCTGAAGCAGGTAGATGGGATGATGTGAGACAAGTAAGAACCCTGATGGGAAGTAGGGGAATGGAGAAGTCCCCTGGATGCAGTTCGATTGAAGTGAACGGTGTTGTCCACGAGTTCTTTGTTGGAGATAAGTTACTCCATCAATATGGTATGATTTATTTGGTGCTTGATGGCCTTACACACCAGATGAACCAGACTGTTTGTGAATCGTGCTGTACTTTGTAA
- the LOC103696112 gene encoding protein PARTING DANCERS homolog isoform X1 — MAPPEMERNQRSISQRRWASTEGSGVCMMNTSWRDNQHPSFILFISSFLSANSYRLNFLPIAPDFIFNNGGLSVAFIFVMNWDSDNGSAVFNRAEKLKRQFRHLYVVVSVPTREQNDSFNHSYFKYAVELGSPTFVPVRDPEMGFEKIVKIAHARGVCKRQDAISMMKNEREQAVQGMDLFLRVVTSIPGIDNHDANAVTIFSLSEAIVYRYVVDDGSKLEGSFLGQKTDYARDEHHQTLYDTFPASLIKLGEI, encoded by the exons GTAGTGgagtttgcatgatgaatacATCATGGAGGGATAACCAGCATCCATCCTTCATTCTCTTCATTTCATCCTTCCTTAGTGCAAATTCATACCGTCTAAACTTCCTACCCATAGCCCCT GATTTCATATTCAACAATGGCGGACTGTCGGTTGCTTTTATTTTCGTAATGAATTGGGACTCTGATAACGGATCTGCTGTCTTTAACAG AGCTGAAAAATTGAAGAGGCAGTTCAGGCATCTGTATGTTGTCGTATCTGTCCCAACAAGGGAACAAAATGATTCTTTCAATCACTCATACTTCAA GTACGCTGTGGAACTTGGTAGCCCAACCTTCGTGCCAGTTCGTGATCCAGAGATGGGCTTTGAGAAGATTGTGAAGATAGCTCATGCTCGTGGGG TATGCAAACGACAAGATGCCATCTCCATGATGAAGAATGAG CGTGAGCAAGCAGTGCAAGGAATGGACTTATTCCTCAGAGTGGTTACCTCCATACCTGGAATCGACAACCATGATGCAAATGCAGTAACTATCTTTTCCTTATCTGAGGCAATTGTGTATAGATATGTTGTTGACGATGGTTCTAAATTAGAAGGAAGTTTCCTTGGTCAGAAAACTGATTATGCCAGGGATGAGCATCACCAGACTCTTTATGACACATTTCCTGCTTCACTAATCAAGCTAGGAGAAATATAA
- the LOC103696112 gene encoding protein PARTING DANCERS homolog isoform X3, which translates to MAPPEMERNQRSISQRRWASTEGSGVCMMNTSWRDNQHPSFILFISSFLSANSYRLNFLPIAPDFIFNNGGLSVAFIFVMNWDSDNGSAVFNRAEKLKRQFRHLYVVVSVPTREQNDSFNHSYFKYAVELGSPTFVPVRDPEMGFEKIVKIAHARGVCKRQDAISMMKNEREQAVQGMDLFLRVVTSIPGIDNHDANALAQAIGSIEAISKASKGFILENTDLSADKAERIVRFFRDPNYYLSPKIN; encoded by the exons GTAGTGgagtttgcatgatgaatacATCATGGAGGGATAACCAGCATCCATCCTTCATTCTCTTCATTTCATCCTTCCTTAGTGCAAATTCATACCGTCTAAACTTCCTACCCATAGCCCCT GATTTCATATTCAACAATGGCGGACTGTCGGTTGCTTTTATTTTCGTAATGAATTGGGACTCTGATAACGGATCTGCTGTCTTTAACAG AGCTGAAAAATTGAAGAGGCAGTTCAGGCATCTGTATGTTGTCGTATCTGTCCCAACAAGGGAACAAAATGATTCTTTCAATCACTCATACTTCAA GTACGCTGTGGAACTTGGTAGCCCAACCTTCGTGCCAGTTCGTGATCCAGAGATGGGCTTTGAGAAGATTGTGAAGATAGCTCATGCTCGTGGGG TATGCAAACGACAAGATGCCATCTCCATGATGAAGAATGAG CGTGAGCAAGCAGTGCAAGGAATGGACTTATTCCTCAGAGTGGTTACCTCCATACCTGGAATCGACAACCATGATGCAAATGCA CTTGCCCAAGCCATTGGTTCAATTGAAGCAATATCGAAAGCATCAAAGGGCTTTATTCTGGAAAATACAGACCTTTCAGCAGATAAAGCAGAAAGGATTGTAAGGTTCTTCAGAGATCCAAATTACTATCTCAGTCCAAAAATCAATTGA